One window of Nicotiana tomentosiformis chromosome 11, ASM39032v3, whole genome shotgun sequence genomic DNA carries:
- the LOC138902087 gene encoding uncharacterized protein encodes MPEVEKEVVHASHQTQDLWILYTDGASNGSGSGLGLVLEVPTGEVIRQYIRCMDMTNNEAEYEAVIAGLRLILKHGAKQLKLCCDSQLVVNQVTGTFQIKEQRLQKYQTEICKLLPEFDQCQLDQIPRAQNTEDGVLPNDKKKGQEAVNASRKIQHHSQRHVQEDI; translated from the exons atgcccgaagtcgaaaaagaagtcGTCCACGCTTCTcaccaaacacaagacctctggaTCCTATACACTGATGGCGCGTCTAACGGGTCGGGATCTgggctgggactcgtactcgaagtcccaacaggCGAAGTGATTCGCCAGTACATAAGATGCatggacatgactaacaacgaggccgagtatgaggctgtaATTGCAGGACTAAGACTAATACTCAAACATGGGGCGAAGCAGCTAAAACTGTGCTGCGATTCTCaactcgtggtcaaccaagtcacagggactttccaaatcaaggagcaAAGGTTACAAAAGTACCAGACTGAAATCTGCAAGCTTCTACCCGAGTTTGACCAATGTCAACTCGACCAGATCCCCCGAGCACAGAACACTGAG GATGGTGTACTCCCTAATGATAAAAAAAAGGGCCAAGAAGCTGTGAATGCAAGCAGAAAGATACAGCATCATTCACAACGACATGTACAAGAGGACATATAG
- the LOC138902088 gene encoding uncharacterized protein — translation MRQGYLKELLSDRARTNFFKGCEQHKGPSKSPSQARTIHMIIGGGDDASINSVKLTTTCKLKRSITHERYDELEESIIFDKSDTNGLAFPHYDALVITLQILDTGVRRIMVDDGSGTCIIHPRVLAQMKLEDKIVPRCIKLTGFNNAVERISGEVTLPVLAGGITLETTFHIMDQDTTYNSIIGRSRIHTMRDIPSSLYQVIKFLTPWGIFSTRGEQHTSQECYRITLDCTATQQTKDKEKEA, via the coding sequence ATGCGACAGGGATACCTCAAAGAATTGTTGAGCGATCGAGCAAGGACCAATTTTTTCAAGGGATGTGAACAACATAAAGGACCGTCAAAATCGCCATCGCAAGCCcgcaccatccacatgatcatcggaggtgGGGATGACGCTTCCATCAACAGTGTGAAGTTAACCACAACCTGCAAGCTTAAACGGTCGATCACCCATgaacggtatgatgaactcgaagaaagtatcatctttgataaatcagataccaacggtttggctttccctcactatgatgctctTGTTATCACTTTACAAATTTTAGATACCGGCGTAAGACGGattatggtagacgatgggagcggcacgtgtattatccatcctcgagtacttgcacaaatgaaactcgaggacaagatagtgcCACGTTGCATCAAACTAACAggctttaacaatgcagttgagcgaATATCTGGCGAGGTTACACTCCCCGTCCTAGCGGGTGGCATCactctggaaaccacattccacatcatggaccaggacacAACATACAACTCCATAATAGGGCGATCAcggatacacaccatgagagatatcccctccagcttgtaccaagtcatcaaattcctaactccatggggaatattcagtaCACGAGGGGAGCAACACACATCCCAGGAATGCTACCGCATCACCTTAGATTGTACAGCCACCCAACAAACAAAGGATAAAGAgaaagaggcatag